The following proteins are co-located in the Gorilla gorilla gorilla isolate KB3781 chromosome 18, NHGRI_mGorGor1-v2.1_pri, whole genome shotgun sequence genome:
- the LOC129527692 gene encoding serine/arginine repetitive matrix protein 2-like isoform X2: MPMRVPEEVTLRNPGSSGRKERPEAGTGSWLGRTRNQVINTLADHHHRGTDFDESPWLHIIIEFPRSYEVVITLWTVYLWLSFLKTIFQSENGHDGSTDVQQRAWRSNRRRQEGLRSICMHTKKRVSSFPGIKIGLEDICPLRKQVETKVQAKIRKTKVIKKVNHHYKINGKRKTAKKQKMFQRAQELRRRAEDYHKCKIPPSARKPLCNWVRMAAAEHRHSSGLPHWPYLTVETLKNRMGHQPPPPTQQHSITDNSLSLKTPSECPLTPLPPSPPPSADDNLKTPPLATQEAEAEKTPKPERRRAADVQPTPERPRAADVQPSPKPERPRAAEMEPSSPEPERPRVADVEPPPKPERQRAADVQPSPKPERPRAADVQPTPKPERPRAADVQPPPKPERPRAADVQPPPKPERRRAADVEPSSPEPERPRVADVEPPPKPERPRATDVQPSPRGEGPLTCNQHRNPRGGGSLTCNHRRNPRGGGPLICNHRSNPRGQGPLTCNHHHPNPRGGGSLTWKHHRNPRGRGPLTWNCHHPNPRGRGPLTWNHHRNPRGLGPLTCNHHRNPRGGGPLTSNQHRNPRGRGPLTWNHHHPNPRGGGSLMWNHHRNPRGRGPLTCNHRRNPRGRAPLTCNHHHPNPRGGGSLTWNHHRNPRVRGPLTCSHHRNPRVRGPLTWNHHHPNPERRRAADVQPPPKPERPRAADVDPSSPEPERPRVADVEPPPKPERPRAADVQPSPKPERPRAADVQPSLKPERPRAADMEPSSPEPERPRAADMQPSPKPERPRAADVEPSSPEPERPRVGDVEPPPKPERQRAADVQPSPKPERPRANDVQPSPKPERQRAADVQPSPKPERPRAADMEPSSPEPERPRVGDVEPPPKPERQRAADVQPSPKPERPKAADVQPPPKPERRRAADVEPSSPEPERPRAADVQPPPKPERRRAADVQPSPKPERQRAADVQPSPKPERPRAADVEPPPKPERPRAADVQPSPKPERPRAADVEPSSPEPERPSVADVQPSPKPERRRAADVQPPPKPERRRAADVEPSSPEPERPRVADVEPPPKPERPRAADVQPSPKPERPRAADVQPPPKPERPRAADVQPSPKPERPKAADVQPSPKPKRPRATDVEPPPKPERPRAADVQPSPKPERPRAANMEPSSPEPERPRVADVEPPPKPERPRAADVQPSPKPERPRAADVQPSPKPERPRAADMEPSSPEPERPRVADVQPSLKPERRRAADVQPSPKPERPRAADTEPSSPEPERPRVADVEPPPKPERPRAADVEPPPKPERPRVADVEPPPKPERPRAADVQPSSKPERRRATDVQPSPKPERPRAADMEPSSPEPERPRVADVEPPPKPERPRAADVQPSPKPERRRAADVQPTPKPERPRAADVQPTPKPERRRAADVQPSPNPERRRAADVQPTPERPRAADVQPSPKPERPRATDVEPSSPEPKRRRVTDVEPPPKPERPRAADVQPSPKHERRRAADVPPSPKPERRGAADMQPSPKPERPRAADMETSSPEPERPRAADVQPPPKPERPRAADMEPSSPEPERPRAADVQPSPKPERPRAADVQPSPKPERRGAADMQPSPKPERPRAADMEPSSPEPERPRVADVEPPPKPERQRAADVQPTPKPERRRAADVQPSPKPERPRAADMEPSSPEPERPRAADVQPSPKPERRRAADVQPSPKPERPRAADVQPTPKPERPRAADVQPSPKPERRRAADVQPSPNPERWRAADVQPSPNPERPRAADMEPSSPEPERPRAADVQPSPNPERPRAADMEPSSPEPERRRAADVQPSPKPERPRAADMEPSSPEPERPRVADVEPPPKPERPRVADVQPSPKPERPRAADVQPSPKPERPRAADMEPSSPEPERPRVADVEPPPKPERPRAADVQPTPKPERPRAADVQPSPKPERPRAADVQPSPKPEWRRAADVEPPPKPERRRAADVQPSPRGGGPLTCNQHRNPRGGGPLTCNHRQNPRGGEPLTWNHHHPNPRGRGPLTWNHHRNPRDGGSLTCNHRRNPRGRGPLTCNHRRNRRGGGPLTCNHRRNPRGGGPLTCNQHPRGLRPLTCNHHRNPRGEGPLTCNHRRNPRGRGPLTCNHHHPNPRGRGPLTWNHHRNPRGSLTCNHRRNPRGGGPLTCNHRRNPRGGGPLTCNQHTRGLGPLTCNHHRNPRGGGPLTCNQHRNPRGRGPLTCNHHRNPRGRGPLTWNHHHPNPRGGGSLTWNHHRNPRGRGPLTCNHHRNPRGRGPLTCSHCRNPRGRGPLTCNHHHPNPRGGVSLTWNHHRNPRGQGPLTWNHHHPNPERRRVADVEPPPKPERPRAADVQPSPKPEGRRAADMQPSPKPERPRAADVQPPPKPERPRAPDVEPSSPEPKRRRVADVQPSPKPERWRATDVQPSPKPERPRAADMEPSSPEPERPRAADMEPSSPEPERPRVADVQPPRKPKRPRAADVQPSTKPERPRAADVQPSPKPERRRAADVQPTPKPERRRATDVQPSPKPERPRAADMEPSSPEPERPRAADVQPSPKPERPRAADTEPSSPEPERPRVADVEPPPKPERPRAADVEPTPKPERPRAADVQPTPKPERPRAADVQPSPKPERPRAADVQPSPKPERRRAADVEPSSPEPKRRRVADVEPPPKPQRRRAADVQPSPRGREPLTCNHRRNPRGGGPLTCNQHRNPRGQGPLTWNHHHPNPRGRGSVTWNHHRNPRGRGSLTCNHRRNPRGGGPLTCNHRRNPRGRGPLTCNHHHPNPRGGGSLTCNHRRNPRGGGPLTCNQHTRGLGPLTCNHHRNPRGGGLLTCNQHRNPRGRGPLMWNHHHPNPRGGGSLTWNHHRNPRSRGPLMCNHHHPNPGRRRVADVEPPPKPERPRAADVQPSPKPERWRAADVQPPPKPEGPRAADVEPSSPEPKRRRVADVEPPPKPEGPRAADMQPPPKPERPRAADVQPTLKPERPRAPDVEPSSPEPKRRRVADVQPPPKPERPRAADVQPSPRGRGPLTCNQHRNPRGGGPLTCNHRQNPRDRGPLTWNHHHPNPRGRGPLTWNHHRNPRGGGSLTCNHRRNPRGRGPLTCNHRRNRRGGGPLTCNHRRNPRGGGPLTCNQHTRGLGPLTCNHHRNPRGGGPLTCNQHRNPRGRGPLTWNHHHPNPRGGGSLTWNHHRNPRGRGPLTCNHHRNPRGRGPLTCNHCRNPRGRGPLTCNHHHPNPRGGGSLTWNHHRNPRGRGPLTWNHHHPNPERPRAADVQPSPKPERPRAADVQPSPKPERPRAADVQPTPKPERPRAADVQPSPKPERRRAADVQPSPKPEKPRAADVQPPPKPERPRAADVEPSSPEPKRRRVADVEPPPKPERPRAADVQPPPKPERQRATDVQPPPKPERPRAADVQPTPKPERPRAPDMEPPCKLRRPRVADVEPSSPEPKRRRVADVQPPPKPERPRAADVQPSPKPERPRAADVQPTPKPERPRAADVQPSPRGGGPLTCNHRRNPRGGGPLTCNHRRNPRRGGPLTCNHRRNPRGGGPLMCNHRRNPRGRGPLTCNHHHPNPRGGV, encoded by the exons GAAAATGTTTCAACGTGCGCAAGAGTTGCGGCGGCGGGCAGAGGACTACCACAAATGCAAA ATCCCCCCTTCTGCAAGAAAGCCTCTTTGCAACTGG GTCAGAATGGCGGCAGCGGAGCATCGTCATTCTTCAGGATTGCCCCACTGGCCCTACCTCACagttgaaactttaaaaaacaggatGGGCCACCAGCCACCTCCTCCAACTCAACAACATTCTATAACTGATAACTCCCTGAGCCTCAAGACACCTTCCGAGTGTCcgctcactcctcttccaccctcacctccaccctcagcggatgataatctcaagacacctcccttagctactcaggaggctgaggcagaaaaaacacccaaacccgagaggcggagggccgctgacgtgcaaccaacacCCGAGAGGCctagggccgctgacgtgcaaccatcaccgaaacccgagaggccgagggccgctgagatggaaccatcatcacccgaacccgagaggccgagggtcgctgacgtggaaccaccaccgaaacccgagaggcagagggccgctgacgtgcaaccatcaccgaaacccgagaggccgagggccgctgacgtgcaaccaacaccgaaacccgagaggccgagggccgctgacgtgcaaccaccaccgaaacccgagaggccgagggcggctgacgtgcaaccaccaccgaaacccgagaggcggagggccgctgacgtggaaccatcatcacccgaacccgagaggccgagggtcgctgacgtggaaccaccaccgaaacccgagaggccgagggccactgacgtgcaaccatcaccgagaGGCgaagggccgctgacgtgcaaccaacaccgaaacccgagaggcggagggtcACTGACATGCAaccatcgccgaaacccgagaggcggagggccgctgataTGCAACCATCGCAGTAACCCGAGAGGCCAAGGGCCCCTGACttgcaaccatcatcacccgaacccaagaggcggagggtcgctgacgtggaagcaccaccgaaacccgagaggccgagggccactGACATGGAACtgtcatcacccgaacccaagaggcagagggccgctgacgtggaaccaccaccgaaacccgagaggcctaGGGCCACTGacatgcaaccatcaccgaaacccaagaggcggagggccgctgacgtccaaccaacaccgaaacccgagaggccgagggccgctgacatggaaccatcatcacccaaacccaagaggcggagggtcgctgatgtggaaccaccaccgaaacccgagaggcagggggccgctgacgtgcaaccatcgccgaaacccgagaggccgagcgcccctgacgtgcaaccatcatcacccgaacccaagaggcggagggtcgctgacgtggaaccaccaccgaaacccgagagtccgagggccgctgacgtgcagccatcaccgaaacccgagagtccgagggccgctgacgtggaaccatcatcacccgaaccccgagaggcggagggccgctgacgtgcaaccaccaccgaaacccgagaggccgagggccgctgacgtggatccatcatcacccgaacccgagaggccgagggtcgctgacgtggaaccaccaccgaaacccgagaggccgagggccgctgacgtgcaaccatcaccgaaacccgagaggccgagggccgctgacgtgcaaccatcactgaaacccgagaggccgagggccgctgacatggaaccatcatcacccgaacccgagaggccgagggccgctgacatgcaaccatcaccgaaacccgagaggccgagggccgctgacgtggaaccatcatcacccgaacccgagaggccgagggtcgGTGACGtcgaaccaccaccgaaacccgagaggcagagggccgctgatgtgcaaccatcaccgaaacccgagaggccgagggccaatgacgtgcaaccatcaccgaaacccgagaggcagagggccgctgacgtgcaaccatcaccgaaacccgagaggccgagggctgctgacatggaaccatcatcacccgaacccgagaggccgagggtcggtgacgtggaaccaccaccgaaacccgagaggcagagggccgctgacgtgcaaccatcaccaaaacccgagaggccgaaGGCCGCTGATGtgcaaccaccaccgaaacccgagaggcggagggccgctgacgtggaaccatcatcacccgaacccgagaggccgagggccgctgacgtgcaaccaccaccgaaacccgagaggcggagggccgctgacgtgcaaccatcaccgaaacccgagaggcagagggccgctgacgtgcaaccatcgccgaaacccgagaggccgagggccgctgacgtggaaccaccaccgaaacccgagaggccaagggccgctgacgtgcaaccatcaccgaaacccgagaggccgagggccgctgacgtggaaccatcatcacccgaacccgagaggccgagtgtcgctgacgtgcaaccatcaccgaaacccgagaggcggagggctgctgacgtgcaaccaccaccgaaacccgagaggcggagggccgctgacgtggaaccatcatcacccgaacccgagaggccgagggtcgctgacgtggaaccaccaccgaaacccgagaggccgagggccgctgacgtgcaaccatcaccgaaacccgagaggccgagggccgctgacgtacaaccaccaccgaaacccgagaggccgagggccgctgacgtgcaaccatcaccgaaacccgagaggccgaaggccgctgacgtgcaaccatcgccgAAACCCAAGAGGCCGAGGGccactgacgtggaaccaccaccgaaacccgagaggccgagggccgctgacgtgcaaccatcaccgaaacccgagaggccgagggccgctaacatggaaccatcatcacccgaacccgagaggccgagggtcgctgacgtggaaccaccaccgaaacccgagaggccgagggccgctgacgtgcaaccatcaccgaaacccgagaggccgagggccgctgacgtgcaaccatcaccgaaacccgagaggccgagggccgctgacatggaaccatcatcacccgaacccgagaggccgagggtcgctgacgtgcaaccatcactgaaacccgagaggcggagggccgctgacgtgcaaccatcaccaaaacccgagaggccgagggccgctgacacggaaccatcatcacccgaacccgagagaccgagggtcgctgacgtggaaccaccaccgaaacccgagaggccgagggccgctgacgtggaaccaccaccgaaacccgagaggccgagggtcgctgacgtggaaccaccaccgaaacccgagaggccgagggccgctgacgtgcaaccatcatcgaaacccgagaggcggagggccactgacgtgcaaccatcaccgaaacccgagaggccgagggccgctgacatggaaccatcatcacccgaacccgagaggccgagggtcgctgacgtggaaccaccaccaaaacccgagaggccgagggccgctgacgtgcaaccatcgccgaaacccgagaggcggagggccgctgacgtgcaaccaacaccgaaacccgagaggccgagggccgctgacgtgcaaccaacaccgaaacccgagaggcggagggccgctgacgtgcaaccatcgccgaaccccgagaggcggagggccgctgacgtgcaaccaacacCCGAGAGGCctagggccgctgacgtgcaaccatcgccgaaacccgagaggccgagggccactgacgtggaaccatcatcacctgaacccaagaggcggagggtcactgacgtggaaccaccaccgaaacccgagaggccgagggccgctgacgtgcaaccatcgccgaaacacgagaggcggagggccgctgacgtgccaccatcaccgaaacccgagaggcggggGGCCGCTGacatgcaaccatcaccgaaacccgagaggccgagggccgctgacatggAAACATCCTCAcccgaacccgagaggccgagggccgctgacgtgcaaccaccaccgaaacccgagaggccgagggccgctgacatggaaccatcatcacccgaacccgagaggccgagggccgctgacgtgcaaccatcaccgaaacccgagaggccgagggccgctgacgtgcaaccatcaccgaaacccgagaggcggggGGCCGCTGacatgcaaccatcaccgaaacccgagaggccgagggccgctgacatggaaccatcatcacccgaacccgagaggccgagggtcgctgacgtggaaccaccaccgaaaccggagaggcagagggccgctgacgtgcaaccaacaccgaaacccgagaggcggagggccgctgacgtgcaaccatcaccgaaacccgagaggccgagggccgctgacatggaaccatcatcacccgaacccgagaggccgagggccgctgacgtgcaaccatcaccaaaacccgagaggcggagggccgctgacgtgcaaccatcaccgaaacccgagaggccgagggccgctgacgtgcaaccaacaccgaaacccgagaggcctaGGGCCGctgatgtgcaaccatcaccgaaacccgagaggcggagggccgctgacgtgcaaccatcaccgaaccccgagaggtggagggccgctgacgtgcaaccatcaccgaaccccgagaggccgagggccgctgacatggaaccatcatcacccgaacccgagaggccgagggccgctgacgtgcaaccatcaccgaaccccgagaggccgagggccgctgacatggaaccatcatcacccgaacccgagaggcggagggccgctgacgtgcaaccatcaccgaaacccgagaggccgagggccgctgacatggaaccatcatcacccgaacccgagaggccgagggtcgctgacgtggaaccaccaccgaaacccgagaggccgagggtcgctgacgtgcaaccatcaccgaaacccgagaggccgagggccgctgacgtgcaaccatcaccgaaacccgagaggccgagggccgctgacatggaaccatcatcacccgaacccgagaggccgagggtcgctgacgtggaaccaccaccgaaacccgagaggccgagggccgctgacgtgcaaccaacaccgaaacccgagaggccgagggccgctgacgtgcaaccatcgccgaaacccgagaggcctagggccgctgacgtgcaaccatcaccgaaacccgagtggcggagggccgctgacgtggaaccaccaccgaaacccgagaggcggagggccgctgacgtgcaaccatcaccgagaggcggagggccgctgacgtgcaaccaacaccgaaacccgagaggcggagggccgctgacgtgcaaccaccgccaaaacccgagaggcggagagccgctgacgtggaaccatcatcacccgaacccaagaggcagagggccgctgacgtggaaccaccaccgaaacccgagagacGGAGGGTCGCTGACATGCAACcaccgccgaaacccgagaggccgagggccgctgacgtgcaaccaccgTCGAAACCGGAGAggtggagggccgctgacgtgcaaccatcgccgaaacccgagaggcggagggccgctgacgtgcaaccaacacCCGAGAGGCCTACGgccactgacgtgcaaccatcaccgaaacccaaGAGGCgaagggccgctgacgtgcaaccatcgccgaaacccgagaggccgagggcccctgacgtgcaaccatcatcacccgaacccaagaggcagaggaccgctgacgtggaaccaccaccgaaacccgcgagggtcgctgacgtgcaaccaccgccgaaacccgagaggcggagggccgctgacgtgcaaccatcgccgaaacccgagaggcggagggccgctgacgtgcaaccaacacACAAGAGGCCTAGGgccactgacgtgcaaccatcaccgaaacccaagaggcggagggccgctgacgtgcaaccaacaccgaaacccgagaggccgaggtccgctgacgtgcaaccatcaccgaaacccgagaggccgagggccgctgacatggaaccatcatcacccgaacccaagaggcggagggtcgctgacgtggaaccaccaccgaaacccgagaggcagagggccgctgacgtgcaaccatcaccgaaacccgagaggccgagggccgctgacctgcAGCCAttgccgaaacccgagaggtCGAGGGCccctgacgtgcaaccatcatcacccgaacccaagaggtggagtgtcgctgacgtggaaccaccaccgaaacccgagaggccaagggccgctgacgtggaaccatcatcacccgaaccccgagaggcggagggtcgctgacgtggaaccaccaccaaaacccgagaggccgagggccgctgacgtgcaaccatcgccgaaacccgaggggcggagggccgctgacatgcaaccatcgccgaaacccgagaggccgagggccgctgacgtgcaaccaccaccgaaacccgagaggccgagggcccctgacgtggaaccatcatcacccgaacccaagaggcggagggtcgctgacgtgcaaccatcaccgaaacccgagaggtggagggccactgacgtgcaaccatcaccgaaacccgagaggccgagggccgctgacatggaaccatcctcacccgaacccgagaggccgagggccgctgacatggaaccatcctcacccgaacccgagaggccgagggtcgctgacgtgcaaccaccaCGGAAACccaagaggccgagggccgctgacgtgcaaccatcgacgaaacccgagaggcctagggccgctgacgtgcaaccatcaccgaaacccgagaggcggagggccgctgacgtgcaaccaacaccgaaacccgagaggcggagggccactgacgtgcaaccatcaccgaaacccgagaggccgagggccgctgacatggaaccatcatcacccgaacccgagaggccgagggccgctgacgtgcaaccatcaccgaaacccgagaggccgagggccgctgacacggaaccatcatcacccgaacccgagaggccgagggtcgctgacgtggaaccaccaccgaaacccgagaggccgagggccgctgacgtggaaccaacaccgaaacccgagaggccgagggccgctgacgtgcaaccaacaccgaaacccgagaggccgagggccgctgatgtgcaaccatcgccgaaacccgagaggccgagggccgctgacgtgcaaccatcaccaaaacccgagaggcggagggccgctgacgtggaaccatcatcacccgaacccaagaggcggagggtcgctgatgtggaaccaccaccgaaaccccagaggcggagggccgctgacgtgcaaccatcaccgagaGGCAGAgagccgctgacgtgcaaccatcgccgaaacccaagaggcggagggccgctgacgtgcaaccaacaccgaaacccgagaggccaagggccgctgacatggaaccatcatcacccgaacccaagaggcagagggtcggtgacgtggaaccaccaccgaaacccgagaggccgagggtcgCTGACATGCAACcaccgccgaaacccgagaggcggagggccgctgacgtgcaaccatcgccgaaacccgagaggccgagggccccTGACttgcaaccatcatcacccgaacccaagaggcggagggtcgctgacgtgcaaccaccgtcgaaacccgagaggcggagggccgctgacgtgcaaccaacacACGAGAGGCCTAGGgccactgacgtgcaaccatcaccgaaacccaagaggcggagggctgctgacgtgcaaccaacaccgaaacccgagaggccgagggccgctgatgtggaaccatcatcacccgaacccaagagggggagggtcgctgacgtggaaccaccaccgaaacccgagaagCCGAGGGCCGCtgatgtgcaaccatcatcacccgaaccccggaaggcggagggtcgctgacgtggaaccaccaccgaaacccgagaggccgagggccgctgacgtgcaaccatcaccgaaacccgagaggtggagggccgctgacgtgcaaccaccaccgaaacccgaggggccaagggccgctgacgtggaaccatcatcacccgaacccaagaggcggagggtcgctgacgtggaaccaccaccgaaacccgaagggccgagggccgctgacatgCAACcaccgccgaaacccgagaggccgagggccgctgacgtgcaaccaacactgaaacccgagaggccgagggcccctgacgtggaaccatcatcacccgaacccaagaggcggagggtcgctgacgtgcaaccaccgccgaaacccgagaggccgagggccgctgacgtgcaaccatcaccgagaggccgagggccgctgacgtgcaaccaacaccgaaacccgagaggcggagggccgctgacgtgcaaccaccgccaaaacccgagagacagagggccgctgacgtggaaccatcatcacccgaacccaagaggcagagggccgctgacgtggaaccaccaccgaaacccgagaggcggagggtcgctgacATGCAACcaccgccgaaacccgagaggccgagggccgctgacgtgcaaccaccgTCGAAACCGGAGAggtggagggccgctgacgtgcaaccatcgccgaaacccgagaggcggagggccgctgacgtgcaaccaacacACGAGAGGCCTAGGgccactgacgtgcaaccatcaccgaaacccaagaggcggagggccgctgacgtgcaaccaacaccgaaacccgagaggccgagggccgctgacatggaaccatcatcacccgaacccaagaggcggagggtcgctgacgtggaaccaccaccgaaacccgagaggcagagggccgctgacgtgcaaccatcaccgaaacccgagaggccgagggccgctgacctgcAACCAttgccgaaacccgagaggccgagggcccctgacgtgcaaccatcatcacccgaacccaagaggcggagggtcgctgacgtggaaccaccaccgaaacccgagaggccgagggccgctgacgtggaaccatcatcacccgaaccccgagaggccgagggccgctgacgtgcaaccatcgccgaaacccgagaggccgagggccgctgacgtgcaaccatcgccgaaacccgagaggccgagggccgctgacgtgcaaccaactccgaaacccgagaggccgagggccgctgacgtgcaaccatcgccgaaacccgagaggcggagggctgctgacgtgcaaccatcaccgaaacccgagaagccgagggccgctgacgtgcaaccaccaccgaaacccgagaggccgagggccgctgacgtggaaccatcatcacccgaacccaagaggcggagggtcgctgacgtggaaccaccaccgaaacccgagaggccgagggccgctgacgtgcaaccaccgccgaaacccgagaggcagagggccactgacgtgcaaccaccgccaaaacccgagaggccgagggccgctgacgtgcaaccaacaccgaaacccgagaggccaagGGCCCCTGACATGGAACCACCATGCaaactcaggaggccgagggtcgctgacgtggaaccatcatcacccgaacccaagaggcggagggtcgctgacgtgcaaccaccgccgaaacccgagaggccgagggccgctgacgtgcaaccatcgccgaaacccgagaggccgagggccgctgacgtgcaaccaacaccgaaacccgagaggccgagggccgctgacgtgcaaccatcaccgagaggtggagggccgctgacgtgcaaccaccgccgaaacccgagaggcggagggccgctgacgtgcaaccaccgCCGAAACCCGAGgcgcggagggccgctgacgtgcaaccaccgccgaaacccgagaggcggagggccgctgatgTGCAACcaccgccgaaacccgagaggccgagggccgctgacatgcaaccatcatcacccgaacccaagaggcggagtttGA